The genomic segment GTCATTTGGACAGATTTATGATTCCAGTGGTAGAATATAATAAATTGAGCAAAACTATGTTTTTATTTGATGAACAATTGGATAATATTAAAAGTTGTTTATGGGATGCTAGTGAAAGATTTAAGAATTTAGATTATACATTGACAAATAGATTTAATGAAACAATAAATGCGTTAAATGATCTTGATGAAAGATTAAAAGAAGTTGAAGCAAAAAAATAATTTATATCCTTAAGGAAAAAGAAAAGGCTTTTAATCAAGCCTTTTCTTTTCTATTCCAATCACAAATTCACAATTTTCAAATATTCTCTCACTGATTTAGGAACGTATTTTTCATATGTGTAATTTCTCATTCTGTATAATTCTCTTATCAATGAAGAATTTAATATTACAAGTTCTGGATCTGATGGAAGAAATATTGTTTCAATTTTAAAATGTTCTGATAATTTTTTGTTAGTCATCGCCATTTGAAATTCATAATCAAAATCAGAAGATGTTCTTATACCTCGAATAATATATGGTATTCTATTTTCTTTTAAAAAATCAACCAACAATCCAGAGCATGATACAATTTT from the bacterium genome contains:
- the coaD gene encoding pantetheine-phosphate adenylyltransferase, which produces MKKIAIYPGTFDPIHNGHVDIIKRSSKIFDTLYIGLFNNSSKKSMIDCEKRRLLITKTIEELELKNIKIVSCSGLLVDFLKENRIPYIIRGIRTSSDFDYEFQMAMTNKKLSEHFKIETIFLPSDPELVILNSSLIRELYRMRNYTYEKYVPKSVREYLKIVNL